The following proteins are co-located in the Paenibacillus sp. JNUCC32 genome:
- a CDS encoding nucleotide excision repair endonuclease, giving the protein MIDITIPKPDVTITKQDAPELSHIYGFTDFHLIPRDRGGIFMFYNSEGEILFVGKARKLRPRIKKHFEDSVSPIKEHRNEVTSIEVCVIEDAVHREIYETYIINEFKAKYNVDKVFFR; this is encoded by the coding sequence ATGATCGATATAACCATCCCCAAGCCGGACGTCACCATAACCAAGCAGGATGCTCCGGAACTGAGCCATATTTACGGATTTACGGATTTCCACCTGATTCCGAGAGACCGGGGCGGGATTTTCATGTTCTACAACAGCGAGGGAGAGATTCTGTTCGTTGGCAAAGCTAGAAAGCTGAGACCGCGGATCAAGAAGCATTTTGAAGATAGCGTCTCCCCGATCAAGGAGCATCGGAATGAAGTGACGAGCATCGAGGTTTGCGTCATTGAAGACGCGGTGCATAGAGAGATATATGAAACCTATATCATTAATGAATTCAAGGCCAAATACAATGTGGACAAGGTGTTCTTTCGATAA
- a CDS encoding glycoside hydrolase family 9 protein yields MNMEHVQQNGIAVNQLGYRGRDAKIAVIAGQGGRFRIVNARNGEVVWQGQTAPAIEDASSGQTVSRGDFTAWEAPGTYRIETEDGQSSVLFAIADDVYEDAHRAMLKAFYYFRCGTALDEPHAEPWKHEACHLTQAIVHGHESRRMDAWGGWHDAGDYGKYVVPGAKAAADLLLAFELYPEAFAQPLPLPESDGRMPDVLHECRYELDWLQRMQDEESGGVFHKLTTLRFPAGDVMPEDDTAPLYLSPISATATGCFAGIMAMSARIYSPYDEAFAASCLKAAVRAWAWLEEHPDEPGFRNPADIATGEYGDGQDADERYWAAAELYRTTGETPYHEAFQALAKQDSFGKYELGWADMGGYGTFAYLMSEREEEPELAQELMAGLLRRADELAAVSDRDGYGLSLLPDQYIWGSNMLVMNHAMLLLVAGRLSGSENFERHVHEHVHYVFGANVMGTSYVTGYGARPIRHPHHRPSEGDGVEEPVPGLVSGGPNKGLHDDYAREHLAGRAPAASFADVMESYSTNEVAIYWNSPAVFVLSHFV; encoded by the coding sequence ATGAACATGGAGCACGTGCAGCAAAACGGCATTGCCGTTAACCAGTTAGGTTATCGGGGCCGGGACGCCAAGATTGCCGTCATTGCCGGTCAGGGCGGACGGTTTCGCATCGTCAATGCGCGAAATGGCGAGGTCGTATGGCAGGGGCAGACGGCGCCCGCCATAGAGGATGCGTCCAGCGGACAGACGGTAAGCAGAGGGGATTTTACGGCATGGGAAGCACCCGGTACCTATCGAATCGAGACGGAGGATGGGCAGTCGTCGGTACTATTTGCCATTGCCGACGATGTATATGAGGATGCCCACCGAGCAATGTTGAAAGCGTTTTATTACTTCCGGTGCGGGACGGCTTTGGATGAGCCGCATGCGGAGCCTTGGAAGCATGAAGCCTGCCATCTCACGCAGGCCATCGTTCATGGACATGAATCGCGGCGGATGGATGCTTGGGGAGGATGGCATGATGCCGGGGATTATGGCAAGTACGTCGTGCCTGGCGCCAAAGCCGCCGCCGACTTACTGCTGGCCTTCGAGCTGTACCCCGAAGCGTTTGCTCAGCCGCTGCCGCTGCCTGAAAGCGACGGCCGCATGCCGGATGTGCTGCATGAATGCAGGTATGAGCTGGACTGGCTGCAGCGCATGCAGGATGAGGAATCGGGGGGCGTGTTCCATAAGCTCACGACGCTGCGGTTTCCAGCGGGAGACGTCATGCCGGAGGACGATACGGCCCCGCTGTACTTGTCGCCGATCTCCGCAACGGCAACCGGATGTTTTGCCGGTATCATGGCCATGTCGGCACGGATCTATTCTCCCTATGATGAAGCCTTCGCCGCGAGCTGCCTGAAGGCAGCGGTGCGGGCTTGGGCATGGCTGGAGGAGCATCCCGACGAGCCGGGCTTCCGCAATCCGGCTGATATCGCTACAGGCGAGTATGGCGATGGCCAGGATGCGGACGAACGGTACTGGGCAGCGGCAGAGTTATACCGTACAACGGGGGAGACGCCATATCATGAGGCTTTCCAAGCTTTAGCCAAGCAGGACTCTTTCGGAAAGTACGAGCTGGGATGGGCGGACATGGGCGGTTACGGGACGTTTGCCTATCTGATGTCGGAGCGGGAAGAAGAGCCCGAGCTGGCGCAAGAATTGATGGCGGGCCTGTTACGGCGTGCGGATGAGCTTGCTGCTGTCAGCGATCGGGACGGCTATGGCCTCTCGCTTCTGCCGGATCAATATATCTGGGGCAGCAATATGCTGGTCATGAACCACGCGATGCTCCTGCTGGTGGCGGGAAGACTGTCGGGTTCCGAGAACTTTGAGCGGCATGTACACGAGCATGTGCACTATGTATTCGGGGCGAACGTGATGGGGACAAGTTATGTTACCGGATATGGGGCGAGGCCGATCCGGCATCCCCATCACCGTCCTTCCGAAGGCGACGGCGTGGAGGAGCCGGTTCCGGGCCTCGTCTCCGGCGGTCCGAACAAGGGGCTTCACGACGATTATGCGCGTGAGCACTTGGCCGGCAGGGCGCCCGCAGCCTCTTTTGCCGATGTGATGGAGAGCTATTCCACCAATGAGGTGGCTATTTATTGGAACTCGCCGGCCGTGTTCGTGCTGTCTCATTTTGTATAG
- a CDS encoding BglG family transcription antiterminator — protein sequence MDLGHITARQRQILLLLMSRTDGMTAAEIAADVGVSVRTVHREMEEIEKDLQGTGVVLLKKSGTGIRLEEEKPEGMSLLRRSLLAGKPADYSVEERKILMLCALLEADEPVKLFALAHSLKVTVPTVSNDLDELEPWMKRFNLKLIRRRGYGIEIDGAEGVRRRAIGRLAEEYLDYSDLVGDGYSDTREPVTARLLSMIDKPALLDVEKTLWDMNWDWTEDLSESAYTSTLIALSVSVNRIKRGRDMEAADIASYPPSSVSVEEARDFVGRLGEKLEMNFRESELIYIAQLFEAAKNMSEVSELVHADVEMVEIAHRLIERVQGRTGIPFQEDRTLRAGLVEHIGAALNRIREGTRIRNPLLSPIRKDYEELFGIVRRSVDELKLDLSIPDEEIGFLVMHFGASSERLNQPEHHLKAILVCSSGLSSSRLLGTRLNKEMPQIEVLGNVSWYEAARIPKEQYDLIISTIDLPLPKDRYVRLSPLLTADDKEALLRFIQSTSFEPASSRAAVSRIEEDRKAASFERLRMQAALMNEIVSLLDGFHVYHLDNLQNDLQGTLNEALAKVYEQGALRDAEMVKERLLERERMGTQLIPDTTLALFHTRSRYITWPSLSLFRLAHRAPLEDGAQAGVILLMLAPKQLPKESLEVLSEISAMLLRSELIELMERGGEEEIRSYLAEELQHFFNHRP from the coding sequence ATGGATCTGGGACACATTACTGCCCGCCAGCGACAAATCCTTCTGCTCCTCATGAGCAGGACCGATGGCATGACGGCTGCAGAAATAGCCGCTGACGTTGGGGTCAGCGTCAGGACGGTTCACCGGGAAATGGAGGAGATCGAGAAAGACCTACAAGGTACGGGCGTTGTGCTTCTCAAAAAGTCGGGAACGGGCATCCGGCTGGAAGAAGAGAAGCCCGAAGGGATGTCCCTGCTGCGACGATCCCTGCTTGCGGGGAAGCCGGCCGATTATTCCGTGGAAGAACGCAAAATCCTCATGCTGTGCGCTTTGCTTGAGGCGGATGAGCCCGTCAAATTGTTTGCTTTGGCCCATAGTTTGAAGGTAACCGTCCCGACGGTGAGCAATGATCTGGATGAGCTGGAGCCGTGGATGAAGCGGTTTAACCTGAAGCTCATACGGCGCCGGGGCTACGGCATCGAGATCGACGGCGCGGAAGGGGTAAGGCGAAGGGCGATTGGCAGGCTCGCCGAGGAATATCTGGATTATTCCGATCTTGTCGGTGACGGATACAGCGACACGCGGGAGCCGGTGACGGCCCGGCTGCTGTCCATGATCGATAAACCGGCTCTGCTGGATGTAGAGAAAACCTTGTGGGATATGAATTGGGATTGGACGGAGGATCTTAGCGAAAGTGCCTACACTTCCACGCTGATCGCGTTATCGGTTTCCGTAAACAGGATCAAGCGGGGACGGGACATGGAAGCTGCCGATATTGCGAGCTACCCTCCTTCCTCTGTTTCCGTCGAGGAGGCGCGGGATTTTGTTGGTCGCCTCGGCGAGAAACTGGAAATGAATTTCCGCGAATCAGAATTGATCTATATCGCCCAATTGTTTGAGGCGGCAAAGAACATGTCCGAGGTCAGCGAGCTGGTTCATGCGGACGTCGAAATGGTGGAGATCGCCCATCGCCTGATTGAACGGGTTCAGGGGCGCACCGGCATTCCGTTCCAGGAGGACCGCACGCTGCGGGCAGGTCTGGTGGAGCACATCGGGGCTGCACTGAATCGGATTCGGGAAGGGACCCGGATCCGAAATCCGCTGCTCAGTCCGATTCGGAAGGATTATGAGGAATTGTTCGGGATCGTCCGGCGCTCGGTCGACGAGCTGAAGCTGGATTTAAGCATCCCGGATGAAGAAATCGGGTTTCTGGTTATGCATTTTGGAGCATCGAGCGAACGGCTGAACCAGCCGGAACACCATCTGAAGGCCATCCTGGTATGCTCCAGCGGTCTCAGCTCCTCCAGGCTTCTCGGGACAAGGCTGAATAAGGAGATGCCGCAGATCGAGGTGCTCGGCAACGTATCGTGGTATGAAGCGGCTCGGATCCCGAAGGAGCAATACGATCTCATCATATCGACCATTGATCTGCCGCTGCCGAAGGATCGATATGTAAGACTAAGCCCGCTGCTGACGGCGGATGATAAAGAGGCGCTGCTTCGATTCATCCAGAGCACATCCTTCGAGCCGGCCAGCAGCAGGGCTGCCGTCAGCCGAATCGAGGAAGATCGTAAAGCTGCATCTTTCGAGCGGCTCCGCATGCAGGCCGCCCTGATGAACGAAATCGTATCGCTTCTGGACGGCTTCCATGTCTACCATCTGGATAATCTTCAGAATGATTTGCAGGGAACTTTGAACGAGGCCTTGGCCAAGGTATATGAGCAAGGGGCTCTCCGTGATGCGGAGATGGTGAAGGAGCGCCTGCTTGAACGCGAACGGATGGGTACCCAGCTTATTCCCGACACGACGCTGGCTTTATTCCATACGCGAAGCCGCTATATCACCTGGCCTTCGCTGTCCCTGTTCAGGCTGGCGCATCGAGCGCCGCTTGAGGATGGGGCCCAGGCGGGCGTCATTCTGCTGATGCTGGCACCGAAGCAGCTTCCGAAGGAAAGCCTGGAGGTGCTCAGCGAAATCAGCGCCATGCTGCTTCGCTCCGAGCTGATCGAGCTGATGGAGCGGGGCGGCGAGGAAGAGATTCGATCCTATTTGGCGGAAGAGCTTCAGCATTTTTTCAATCACAGACCATAG
- a CDS encoding MFS transporter, producing MDISQHATGEKSGKEPFPISILSLTVGAFAIGMTEFVIMGILPNVADDLNVSIASAGQLITMYALGVAVGAPILTVLTNQIPQKKLLLLLMGLFILGNGISVFAPNYAVLMGARMLTALTHGTFFGVGAVIASNLVRPDKRAGAVSIMMAGLTIANIIGVPIGTFIGQTMGWRASFGAIAVMGVLALIGILIFIPKIRQEQATSIVQQITAIIRPQLLLFLLIGALGNAGLFAVFTYIAPLLIEITGFAEPSVTWILILFGIGVTVGNIVGGRLADWKLLPSILGVYFATAVILTILTVTIHHPVTAVLTIVLWGAASFAVMPGMQVRVMSLAQSAPALASTATHSAGNLGNAAGAFIGGLVITHLSLTALPWVGAGLVALAFILGAACYMYERKAVTANA from the coding sequence ATGGATATTTCGCAACATGCCACTGGGGAAAAAAGCGGCAAAGAACCCTTTCCCATCTCTATACTCTCTCTCACCGTGGGTGCATTTGCCATTGGCATGACGGAGTTTGTCATTATGGGGATCCTCCCCAATGTAGCCGATGATCTGAATGTCAGCATCGCGTCTGCCGGGCAGCTGATTACGATGTATGCCCTCGGGGTAGCCGTAGGAGCCCCTATTCTGACCGTCCTTACTAACCAAATTCCGCAGAAAAAGCTGTTACTGCTGCTCATGGGCCTGTTCATCCTGGGCAACGGCATCTCGGTCTTCGCTCCGAACTATGCCGTTCTGATGGGCGCCCGGATGCTGACCGCGCTGACCCACGGGACCTTCTTCGGCGTGGGCGCTGTCATCGCATCCAATCTGGTGCGGCCGGACAAGCGTGCCGGAGCGGTGTCCATCATGATGGCGGGATTAACGATAGCCAATATCATCGGGGTTCCGATCGGTACCTTCATCGGCCAAACGATGGGCTGGCGCGCTTCATTCGGCGCGATTGCCGTCATGGGCGTGTTGGCATTGATCGGCATCCTGATCTTCATACCGAAGATACGGCAGGAGCAAGCGACAAGCATCGTTCAGCAGATCACGGCCATCATTAGACCCCAGCTTCTTCTCTTCCTGCTGATCGGCGCGCTTGGCAATGCCGGCCTGTTCGCCGTCTTCACCTATATCGCGCCCCTGCTGATTGAGATCACGGGCTTTGCGGAACCCAGCGTCACCTGGATTCTGATCCTGTTCGGTATCGGCGTGACCGTAGGCAACATCGTAGGCGGCAGGCTGGCGGACTGGAAACTGCTGCCCTCCATCCTGGGCGTTTACTTTGCGACGGCCGTCATTCTGACCATCCTCACGGTGACCATCCATCACCCGGTCACGGCTGTGCTGACCATCGTGCTGTGGGGGGCCGCCTCTTTCGCCGTTATGCCGGGAATGCAGGTGCGCGTGATGAGTCTGGCCCAATCCGCTCCTGCACTGGCCTCCACAGCAACCCATTCCGCGGGCAACCTCGGAAATGCGGCGGGCGCTTTTATCGGGGGATTGGTCATTACGCATCTAAGCTTAACGGCCCTGCCTTGGGTGGGCGCCGGATTGGTAGCGCTCGCCTTCATTCTGGGAGCAGCCTGCTATATGTATGAGCGCAAGGCCGTGACGGCTAATGCTTAA
- a CDS encoding glycerophosphodiester phosphodiesterase family protein: MRKLKRWKKIILFFVVLLVFLFVNNSSLFTKDRDGEPLLLAHRGLGQTFTMEGIEADTCTASRIYVPEHAYLENTIPSMRAAFEAGADIVELDIKPTKDGQFAVFHDWTLECRTNVEGSVKDYTMDELKNIDIGYGYTADQGATYPFRGKGVGLIPSLGEVLEAFPDGAFLIHIKSTDPEEGKQLADYLSGLPVKRLSQLTVYGDDQPIRTLKSQLPSLRVMSMDTLKSCLVSYAGAGWSGYLPSVCRNTQLHIPEKYARYLWGWPDKFLNRMDSINTRVILVAGDGGWSEGFDSVADLERLPDDYSGGIWTNRVDVIAPELTIKKTE; encoded by the coding sequence ATGCGAAAACTAAAAAGATGGAAGAAAATCATACTGTTTTTTGTTGTGTTGCTCGTGTTTTTGTTCGTTAACAATTCATCCCTATTCACCAAAGACCGTGACGGCGAGCCGCTTCTGCTGGCGCATCGCGGGCTTGGGCAGACCTTTACGATGGAAGGTATTGAAGCCGACACGTGTACCGCCTCCCGTATCTATGTGCCGGAGCACGCTTACCTGGAGAACACCATACCGTCCATGAGAGCCGCCTTCGAGGCAGGTGCCGATATCGTGGAGCTGGATATCAAACCGACCAAGGACGGCCAGTTCGCCGTGTTCCATGACTGGACGCTGGAATGCCGCACCAACGTGGAGGGCTCGGTCAAGGATTATACCATGGACGAGCTGAAAAACATAGACATCGGGTACGGCTACACGGCCGACCAGGGAGCGACTTATCCTTTTCGGGGAAAGGGAGTCGGGCTGATTCCGTCGTTAGGCGAGGTGTTGGAGGCGTTCCCGGACGGCGCGTTTCTGATCCATATCAAAAGCACGGACCCTGAAGAAGGAAAACAACTGGCCGATTATCTGTCCGGTCTGCCGGTGAAGCGTCTCAGCCAGCTGACCGTTTACGGGGATGACCAGCCGATCCGCACGTTAAAATCGCAGCTCCCCTCGCTGCGCGTCATGTCCATGGATACGCTCAAAAGCTGTCTCGTATCCTACGCCGGGGCCGGCTGGAGCGGCTACCTTCCATCGGTTTGCCGCAATACCCAGCTCCATATACCAGAGAAATATGCCCGTTACTTATGGGGATGGCCGGATAAATTCCTAAACCGGATGGACAGCATCAATACGCGGGTCATCCTCGTGGCCGGGGACGGCGGCTGGTCGGAAGGCTTTGACTCCGTAGCGGATTTGGAAAGGCTGCCGGACGACTACAGCGGCGGGATTTGGACGAACCGGGTCGACGTTATCGCCCCGGAGCTGACCATAAAGAAGACGGAATAA
- a CDS encoding FHA domain-containing protein — MMDKSSFLMVERGNPYERGDVIALTKPITVLGRKGQHFDPDIAFDNIFVSRRHAALLHRNGKFSIKDLNSKHGTFVNQARLAPHDEIPLQHGDTIVLAGDLIVLSFSILSMDETMDITPLIKQLAAVEGSGGLKLNPFKQELVYGEDVYVFSEKEYKCMELLVNHQGQFVSKEQLKAYVWPERSYGTDEVPDVSSEELNALIYRVRKKTRDILAIESIRGKGYILQSTAE, encoded by the coding sequence ATGATGGACAAATCCTCCTTTTTGATGGTGGAGCGGGGAAATCCCTACGAACGCGGGGACGTTATAGCTTTGACCAAACCGATCACGGTGCTTGGCCGCAAGGGCCAGCATTTTGATCCGGATATCGCGTTTGACAATATTTTTGTGTCCCGGCGGCATGCGGCGCTGCTGCATCGAAACGGGAAGTTCAGCATCAAGGATCTGAACAGCAAGCATGGCACCTTCGTTAATCAGGCACGGCTGGCTCCCCATGATGAAATACCCCTTCAGCATGGAGATACCATCGTGCTTGCGGGAGATCTGATCGTGCTGTCCTTCTCCATCCTCAGCATGGATGAGACGATGGACATTACCCCGCTGATCAAGCAGCTGGCGGCGGTTGAGGGCTCCGGCGGGCTTAAGCTGAATCCTTTCAAGCAGGAGCTGGTATACGGCGAGGACGTGTACGTTTTTTCGGAAAAAGAGTACAAGTGCATGGAGCTGCTTGTCAATCACCAAGGACAGTTCGTGTCCAAGGAGCAGCTCAAGGCATACGTTTGGCCCGAGCGAAGCTACGGGACGGACGAAGTGCCCGATGTGAGCTCGGAGGAGCTGAATGCGCTGATCTACCGGGTCCGCAAGAAGACGAGGGATATTTTGGCCATTGAGAGCATCCGGGGAAAAGGCTATATTTTGCAGTCGACGGCTGAATGA
- a CDS encoding PTS mannitol transporter subunit IICB, which produces MSNETNTNASKGIRVRVQQLGRLLSGMVMPNIGAFIAWGLITALFIPTGWFPNEKLGALVDPMIKYLLPLLIGYTGGQMIHGKRGAVIGAVATVGVIVGASIPMFLGAMIVGPLAAWVLKQFDKLIDGKIKSGFEMLVNNFSLGIIGGALTLLAYTGIGPLVQGITKVLSAGVDVLVDANLLPLVNIIIEPAKVLFLNNAINHGIFSPLATEESARIGQSVLYMLESNPGPGLGILLAFWFFGRGSARSSAPGAVVIHFLGGIHEIYFPYILMKPVLILAAIAGGVAGTFTFQILGAGLVGPASPGSILAYFAMAPKGGLVPVLAGVLAATVVSFVIAALLLKTGKQTEEEPNLEEASAKMKEMKTGGMNDQVAPASAAVANLDKDNVNKIVFACDAGMGSSAMGASVLRKKLQQAGVNITVVNSAVSEIPDDADIVITQKTLTERAIAKNPNAEHISIDNFLKSPRYDELVERLKD; this is translated from the coding sequence ATGTCCAACGAGACAAATACAAACGCTTCCAAAGGCATTCGCGTAAGGGTTCAGCAGCTCGGCCGGCTCCTTAGCGGCATGGTGATGCCGAATATCGGTGCGTTTATTGCTTGGGGCCTGATTACGGCGCTGTTCATCCCGACCGGCTGGTTCCCGAACGAGAAGTTGGGAGCTCTGGTTGACCCGATGATCAAGTATCTGCTTCCGCTCTTGATCGGTTATACGGGCGGACAGATGATCCACGGCAAACGCGGTGCGGTTATCGGTGCGGTTGCCACGGTCGGCGTTATCGTCGGAGCAAGTATTCCGATGTTCCTTGGCGCCATGATTGTCGGCCCTCTGGCTGCTTGGGTATTAAAGCAGTTCGACAAGCTGATCGACGGCAAAATCAAATCCGGCTTCGAGATGCTGGTGAACAACTTCTCGCTGGGTATTATCGGCGGTGCGCTGACGCTGCTGGCCTACACCGGAATTGGTCCCCTTGTGCAGGGCATTACCAAAGTTCTTTCAGCCGGCGTTGACGTACTGGTCGATGCCAACCTTCTGCCGCTGGTCAACATTATCATTGAACCGGCGAAGGTATTATTCCTCAACAATGCGATTAACCACGGGATTTTCAGTCCTCTCGCTACAGAGGAATCGGCTCGGATCGGTCAATCCGTCCTGTATATGCTGGAATCCAATCCGGGACCCGGGCTGGGCATTCTTCTCGCCTTTTGGTTCTTTGGACGCGGTTCTGCCAGATCCTCTGCTCCGGGGGCGGTTGTGATTCACTTCCTGGGCGGTATCCATGAGATCTACTTCCCGTATATTTTGATGAAGCCGGTCCTCATCCTGGCCGCTATTGCGGGTGGCGTGGCCGGAACCTTCACCTTCCAGATTCTTGGAGCGGGACTCGTGGGACCTGCGTCGCCAGGCAGTATCCTTGCTTATTTCGCCATGGCGCCTAAGGGCGGCCTGGTTCCGGTGCTGGCCGGTGTCCTTGCTGCGACGGTCGTTTCCTTCGTGATTGCGGCACTGCTGCTCAAAACGGGTAAACAAACAGAGGAAGAGCCGAATTTGGAAGAAGCATCCGCCAAGATGAAAGAAATGAAAACCGGCGGCATGAACGACCAAGTTGCCCCAGCTTCTGCGGCTGTGGCCAATCTGGACAAAGACAACGTGAACAAAATCGTGTTCGCTTGCGATGCCGGCATGGGCTCCAGCGCGATGGGCGCCTCGGTATTGCGTAAGAAACTTCAGCAGGCAGGCGTCAACATTACCGTTGTGAATTCGGCGGTAAGCGAAATACCGGATGATGCGGATATCGTCATTACCCAGAAGACTCTCACCGAGCGGGCCATCGCCAAGAATCCGAATGCCGAGCATATCTCGATCGACAACTTCCTGAAGAGTCCGAGATATGACGAGCTGGTGGAACGACTCAAAGACTAA
- a CDS encoding PTS sugar transporter subunit IIA — MNNILSKDKVVLNAKADSKSEAIRMAGNLLVQAGHVSADYVDKMLEREEIASTYMGGGLAIPHGTKEAKGMVISTGLSIVRFPEGVDFGGDEPAFIVIGIAAAGGDHMEILTNVAMIFTDDESIEKVMNASSEEEILAIFEGGMGA; from the coding sequence ATGAATAACATACTGTCCAAAGATAAAGTCGTACTGAACGCAAAGGCTGACAGCAAGAGTGAAGCCATTCGCATGGCGGGGAACCTTCTGGTACAGGCAGGCCATGTATCGGCCGATTACGTGGATAAAATGCTGGAACGCGAAGAAATTGCGTCCACTTATATGGGCGGAGGACTTGCAATTCCCCATGGCACCAAAGAAGCGAAAGGCATGGTCATCTCCACGGGATTGTCGATCGTCCGCTTTCCGGAAGGCGTGGATTTCGGCGGAGACGAGCCGGCGTTCATCGTCATTGGCATCGCGGCTGCCGGCGGCGACCATATGGAGATTCTGACGAATGTGGCCATGATTTTCACGGATGACGAGAGCATCGAGAAGGTCATGAACGCTTCCAGCGAAGAGGAGATTCTGGCCATCTTCGAGGGAGGAATGGGCGCATGA
- a CDS encoding mannitol-1-phosphate 5-dehydrogenase, with protein MKAVHFGAGNIGRGFIGLLLSQAGYEVCFVDVNEELVSELKARGEYPVTLASEGQETTVVKGITALNSASEPEAAARAVAEADLVTTAVGVNILKFIAGTIAEGLKLRLQTNSASPLHIIACENAIGGSSQLKEHVYGKLDDETKRKADRLVAFPDAAVDRIVPLQQHEDRLKVVVEPFYEWAVDRSQMFEDYVPVEGIHYVDRLEPYIERKLFTVNTGHCSAAYVGFLKGYETIQDAMKDEAVAGHVRAVLEETGAALIHKHGFGPSEHQAYIDTILERFRNPALTDEVSRVGRSPIRKLSPGDRLVSPAMLAFESGLAYKSLAKSMAAALLFDVPEDPESVELQASVRDIGVSDTASQYTGIAGEHPIMGEVMEQYEALKAELEANA; from the coding sequence ATGAAGGCAGTCCATTTCGGCGCGGGCAACATCGGACGCGGTTTTATAGGGCTCTTGTTGTCACAGGCCGGTTATGAGGTTTGTTTTGTCGACGTAAACGAAGAGCTGGTTTCAGAGCTGAAGGCGCGCGGGGAATATCCCGTAACCCTGGCCAGCGAAGGGCAGGAGACCACGGTGGTCAAAGGCATCACCGCTCTCAATAGCGCCTCGGAACCGGAAGCTGCCGCGCGCGCGGTAGCGGAAGCGGATCTCGTCACGACGGCGGTCGGCGTCAACATCTTGAAATTTATCGCCGGCACCATTGCCGAGGGGCTGAAGCTTCGGCTGCAAACGAACTCGGCATCGCCGCTTCATATTATTGCATGCGAGAACGCCATCGGCGGCAGCTCGCAGCTGAAAGAGCATGTCTATGGGAAGCTTGATGACGAGACGAAGCGTAAGGCTGATCGGCTCGTGGCTTTCCCGGATGCAGCCGTAGACCGGATCGTGCCGCTGCAGCAGCATGAGGACCGTCTGAAGGTCGTGGTGGAGCCGTTCTATGAGTGGGCTGTGGATCGCTCGCAGATGTTTGAGGATTATGTCCCCGTTGAAGGCATTCACTACGTGGACCGCCTGGAGCCGTACATTGAACGCAAGCTGTTCACGGTGAATACCGGACACTGCTCGGCTGCGTATGTAGGCTTTCTGAAAGGCTATGAAACGATCCAGGACGCCATGAAGGACGAGGCGGTGGCAGGCCATGTCCGCGCGGTGCTCGAAGAAACGGGAGCTGCGCTCATACACAAGCACGGCTTCGGTCCTTCCGAGCACCAAGCATATATTGACACCATCCTGGAGCGGTTCCGCAATCCCGCGCTGACCGACGAGGTGTCGCGCGTTGGCCGCTCCCCGATCCGGAAGCTGTCCCCGGGCGACCGCCTGGTCTCGCCGGCCATGCTGGCTTTCGAGAGCGGACTGGCGTATAAGAGCCTGGCGAAGTCCATGGCGGCAGCCCTGTTGTTCGATGTTCCGGAAGATCCGGAAAGCGTGGAGCTCCAAGCCTCCGTTCGGGATATCGGCGTAAGCGACACGGCTTCCCAATATACCGGCATTGCCGGAGAGCATCCCATCATGGGTGAGGTAATGGAGCAGTATGAGGCCTTGAAGGCCGAGCTCGAAGCGAATGCATAA
- the greA gene encoding transcription elongation factor GreA codes for MAEELILTQEGYDKLQEELDDLKYVKRKELAERIKLAISYGDLKENSEYHSAKNDQAFMETRIIILEKTLNSARIVDAKDVSSTTVNVGSNVVLNDIEFGEKLEYQVVGPAEADVSNNKVSYESPLGKALMGKAVGDQVHVEAPMGIVKYELLEIKAL; via the coding sequence ATGGCAGAAGAATTGATCTTGACCCAGGAGGGCTATGACAAACTCCAGGAGGAACTTGACGATCTCAAGTATGTAAAACGCAAAGAATTAGCGGAACGGATCAAGCTCGCGATCAGCTATGGTGACTTGAAGGAGAACAGCGAGTACCACTCAGCCAAGAACGACCAGGCATTTATGGAAACGCGCATCATCATCCTGGAAAAAACGCTTAACAGCGCCCGGATCGTCGACGCTAAGGATGTAAGCTCGACCACGGTCAACGTCGGTTCGAACGTCGTTCTGAACGACATCGAATTTGGCGAGAAGCTTGAATATCAGGTGGTAGGCCCCGCAGAAGCCGACGTATCCAATAACAAAGTTTCCTATGAAAGCCCGCTCGGCAAAGCGCTGATGGGCAAAGCGGTAGGCGACCAGGTCCATGTGGAAGCGCCCATGGGCATCGTGAAATACGAATTGTTGGAGATCAAGGCGCTGTAA